One window of the Hypanus sabinus isolate sHypSab1 chromosome 13, sHypSab1.hap1, whole genome shotgun sequence genome contains the following:
- the LOC132403437 gene encoding C-type lectin-like codes for MMLMWILVVTTLLVSDVAGSIPIQQNGTDPMDADELWFLIHSLTQGLCDDKWFYFVDVNSCFRYYPYSMTWNEAQDFCNRYTHYGNLATATSDRHNTFISTVITYVDKKNPTTWIGLNDIWEEGNFAWSDGTSYTYRNWAKSEPSDRQSSENCVQIHFFSGTKEWNDSNCGKKHGFVCSYKLH; via the exons ATGATGCTGATGTGGATTTTGGTGGTGACCACACTGCTTGTCAGTGATGTGGCAG GCTCAATTCCTATCCAACAAAATGGGACTGATCCCATGGACGCGGACGAGCTATGGTTCTTGATTCACAGTCTAACCCAAGGACTTTGTGATGACAAGTGGTTTTATTTTGTTGATGTAAACTCCTGTTTCCGGTATTACCCTTACTCAATGACATGGAATGAAGCTCAG GATTTCTGCAATCGATACACACATTATGGAAATCTGGCAACTGCGACCTCAGACAGACACAACACATTCATTTCCACAGTGATCACTTATGTGGATAAAAAGAACCCAACGACGTGGATTGGCCTGAATGACATATGGGAG GAAGGGAATTTCGCATGGAGTGATGGAACAAGCTACACCTATAGAAATTGGGCTAAATCTGAACCCAGTGATCGACAGTCCAGTGAAAACTGTGTGCAGATTCATTTTTTTTCAG GTACTAAAGAGTGGAATGATTCTAACTGTGGCAAGAAACATGGTTTTGTTTGTTCGTACAAACTGCACTGA